A section of the Malania oleifera isolate guangnan ecotype guangnan chromosome 2, ASM2987363v1, whole genome shotgun sequence genome encodes:
- the LOC131148666 gene encoding uncharacterized protein LOC131148666 — MSRDRGNENLPSEDIGWHFGTAVDGNRHVIMCKLCGKIIKGGITRLKQHLAHKKGQVAGCSNVTTQVREQMMKHLQQYAEKKRDKQKRQEEAEAQIRGDFENLSDEEDLEEESMRFARQESMRSQQQWEERQRFRARTTGRGNIYEEGGGSGSGATSGFNRAGARSYSGREAGGSGRQWINPDAPEARLKAMDPILERSKSAKQPKLNTKLLKGLRSKLGKAVGKFLIYNRIPANVADSPFMQPMLDIAAEVGKGVKGPSPYEISEIYLEQEYQEMKNYIASFAGIWKERGVTLMCDGWSGPTRKHIINFLVYCDRGTVFHKSVDASDVPSRTAEYYFRLMDEVVEEIGEENVVQVVTDNEAAMKAGGKLLMQKRPNLYWTACAAHCIDLILEDIGKKSNVKKVLEDARTITSFIYNHTWTVNFMKKFTNNRELLRPAITRFATNFIALETIVRHKQALREMFTSDAWKNSRFGMAKSGPAYDSKKIILGKEFWQKASDIIKVQEPLVKVLKLVDGDEKPTMGFIYEAIDRAKLAIQKDCRFYKDYWKIIDNRWSFQLHQDLHAAGKCKSNTISYYFNF; from the exons atgtcacgtgatagaggaaatgaaaacttacctagtgaggatattggatggcattttggtactgcggtagacggtaatagacatgttattatgtgtaagttatgtgggaagataatcaaagggggcattacacgcttgaaacaacacttggcacataaaaagggtcaagtagctggatgctcaaatgtgaccacacaagtaagagaacaaatgatgaaacatctacaacagtatgctgagaagaaaagagataaacaaaaaaggcaagaagaagcagaagcccaaattagaggagattttgagaatttgagcgatgaagaagacttagaagaagaaagtatgagatttgctcgacaagaaagcatgcgatcacaacaacaatgggaagaaagacaaagatttcgagcaagaacaactggaagaggtaatatttatgaagagggaggtggctctggcagtggtgctaccagtggtttcaatagagcaggagctcgatcttatagtggtcgagaagctggaggtagtggacgacaatggatcaatcctgatgcccctgaagctagactaaaggcaatggatcctattttagaaagaagcaagagtgcgaaacaaccaaaactcaacacaaagttactgaaaggtttaagaagtaaattaggaaaagcggttggaaaattcctaatttataatcggattccagcgaatgtagctgactctccatttatgcaacctatgcttgatattgctgcagaggttggaaagggggtgaagggtccatcaccctatgagatatctgaaatttatttggagcaagagtatcaagaaatgaaaaattatatagcttcttttgctggaatttggaaggaaagaggtgtaacacttatgtgtgatggttggtcaggaccaactagaaaacacattataaactttttagtttattgcgatagaggcaccgtgtttcacaaatcagttgatgcctctgatgtgccaagcagaacagctgaatattatttcag attaatggatgaggtggttgaagaaattggagaggagaatgttgttcaagtagtgactgataatgaagctgcaatgaaggcaggaggaaaattattgatgcagaagaggcccaatctctattggacagcatgtgcagctcattgcatagaccttattcttgaagatattggtaagaaaagtaacgtgaagaaggtcttagaagatgcaagaacaataacctcatttatttacaaccacacatggacagtgaatttcatgaagaaattcacaaataatagagagttacttcgccctgccatcactcgatttgccacaaatttcattgctttggagactattgtcaggcataaacaagcactaagggaaatgtttacatctgatgcttggaaaaactcaagatttggaatggcaaaatcaggcccagcatatgattcgaagaaaattatcttaggcaaagagttttggcaaaaggcctctgatataattaaagtgcaagaacccttggtgaaagttcttaaattggttgatggtgatgaaaaaccaaccatgggcttcatatacgaggcaattgatagggcgaagttggccattcaaaaagattgccggttttacaaagattattggaaaattattgacaaccggtggagttttcagttgcaccaagatttgcacgctgctggtaagtgtaaatcaaatacaatttcttattattttaacttttaa